The proteins below come from a single Oerskovia jenensis genomic window:
- a CDS encoding NAD kinase, protein MTRRVLIVTHGGRPEAVVALHEAVKELQDAGFEVGLHDDDLAETFGDHMAQLRTREGVAESEVVMVLGGDGTILRAAELTHGTGVPLLGVNLGHVGFLAEAEREGLPAAVQRLAARDYVVEERGVLEVRVTLPGEDEPRIGWALNEATVEKASRERMIEVAIGVDGRPLSSFGCDGVVMSTATGSTAHAFSAGGPVVWPDVDAMLLVPLAAHALFARPLVVGPRSTFALELLQRSGAAVLTCDGRRRIDLPAGARVEVSRGDTPILLARLSTAPFTDRLVSKFSLPVVGWRGRVAEDAADAVRVARKAATDAVDAARLGGSRPTAPDPKED, encoded by the coding sequence GTGACCAGGAGAGTGCTGATCGTCACGCACGGTGGACGACCCGAGGCGGTCGTCGCGCTGCACGAGGCGGTCAAGGAGCTCCAGGACGCGGGCTTCGAAGTCGGCCTCCACGACGACGACCTCGCCGAGACCTTCGGCGACCACATGGCCCAGCTGCGCACCCGTGAAGGGGTCGCGGAGTCCGAGGTCGTCATGGTCCTCGGCGGAGACGGGACCATCCTGCGTGCCGCCGAGCTCACGCACGGGACCGGTGTCCCGCTGCTCGGCGTCAACCTCGGCCATGTGGGCTTCCTCGCGGAGGCCGAGCGCGAGGGCCTGCCCGCGGCTGTCCAGCGCCTCGCGGCGCGCGACTACGTGGTCGAGGAACGAGGCGTCCTCGAGGTCCGCGTCACGCTGCCCGGCGAGGACGAGCCACGGATCGGCTGGGCGCTCAACGAGGCGACGGTCGAGAAGGCGTCCCGCGAGCGCATGATCGAGGTCGCGATCGGGGTCGACGGGCGGCCGTTGTCGTCGTTCGGCTGCGACGGCGTGGTTATGTCGACCGCGACCGGCTCGACGGCGCACGCCTTCTCTGCCGGTGGGCCGGTCGTGTGGCCCGACGTCGACGCGATGCTCCTCGTCCCCCTCGCGGCGCACGCGCTCTTCGCCCGCCCGCTCGTCGTCGGCCCGCGCTCGACGTTCGCGCTCGAGCTGTTGCAGCGCTCGGGCGCCGCGGTGCTCACGTGCGACGGTCGTCGCCGCATCGACTTGCCGGCAGGCGCCCGCGTCGAGGTCTCGCGCGGGGACACACCCATCCTCCTGGCGAGGCTCTCCACGGCCCCCTTCACGGACCGGCTCGTCTCCAAGTTCTCGCTGCCAGTGGTCGGCTGGCGCGGTCGCGTCGCCGAGGACGCCGCGGACGCGGTCCGGGTC
- a CDS encoding TlyA family RNA methyltransferase, with amino-acid sequence MGVRVDAELVRRGLARSRRQAAELVAAGRVTIDGRIVAKPSLPVTDGQSVAVEQDPTDPGYASRAAFKLAGALDAIAAEVPGDAPRTAGASCLDLGASTGGFTDVLLRRGARRVVAVDVGHDQLVPGLREDPRVVVREGFNVRDLAPDDLDETPDVVVADLSFISLRLVLPPVAAVVARGTDLLLMVKPQFEVGRERLGTGGVVRDPALHARAVLDVALDAAALGLQPLGVIPSPLPGPSGNREFFVWLRATGGPADLDREALARAVEHAAASPVTTEPVVALVARTGHPGDREGTDVIDLTAAPGTSGRRDLTDSQPVPDDGAPPQDHGTAADPRPTGGAL; translated from the coding sequence GTGGGCGTACGCGTCGACGCCGAGCTCGTCCGCCGTGGCCTCGCCCGTTCTCGGCGTCAGGCCGCCGAGCTCGTCGCCGCCGGACGCGTGACCATCGACGGCCGGATCGTCGCCAAGCCGTCCCTCCCGGTGACGGACGGGCAGAGCGTCGCGGTCGAGCAGGACCCCACCGACCCCGGCTACGCCTCGCGGGCCGCTTTCAAGCTGGCCGGTGCCCTCGATGCGATCGCTGCCGAGGTTCCGGGCGACGCCCCTCGCACCGCGGGTGCGTCGTGCCTCGACCTGGGCGCCTCGACGGGCGGGTTCACCGACGTCCTGCTGCGCCGCGGGGCACGTCGGGTCGTGGCGGTCGACGTCGGGCACGACCAGCTCGTGCCCGGGTTGCGCGAGGACCCGCGCGTCGTGGTCCGTGAAGGCTTCAACGTCCGCGACCTCGCCCCGGACGACCTCGACGAGACCCCCGACGTGGTCGTGGCCGACCTGTCCTTCATCTCGCTGCGCCTGGTCCTGCCCCCCGTCGCCGCGGTCGTGGCGCGCGGTACGGACCTGCTGCTCATGGTCAAGCCGCAGTTCGAGGTCGGGCGGGAGCGGCTCGGCACCGGGGGAGTGGTCCGCGACCCGGCTCTGCACGCGCGGGCGGTGCTCGACGTGGCGCTCGACGCCGCCGCCCTGGGCCTGCAACCGCTCGGCGTGATCCCCAGCCCGTTGCCCGGACCCAGCGGCAACCGCGAGTTCTTCGTGTGGTTGCGCGCGACCGGCGGGCCGGCGGACCTCGACCGGGAGGCGCTGGCCCGCGCCGTCGAGCACGCCGCGGCGTCTCCCGTGACGACCGAGCCCGTCGTCGCGCTCGTCGCCCGCACCGGGCACCCGGGGGATCGCGAGGGCACGGACGTCATCGATCTCACGGCCGCCCCGGGCACCTCCGGACGCCGGGACCTGACAGACTCGCAACCGGTGCCCGACGACGGCGCGCCGCCCCAGGACCACGGCACCGCCGCGGACCCACGACCGACCGGAGGAGCCCTGTGA
- a CDS encoding HAD-IIA family hydrolase — protein sequence MSLGLISSDTPLAERYDLALVDLDGVAYRGHEPIPNAATGLGGARAAGMRLVFVTNNASREPQSVASQLTELDIPTSPEEVMTAAQAAAALLRTRLEPGARVLVVGGAGLFTAVHDAGFVIVESADEEPVAVAQGFAPELGWAQLAEAAYAIQRGAWHVASNLDLSLPTARGFAPGNGSLVRAVQAATGIEPSSAGKPSPTMYRLAIERAGASSPLVVGDRLDTDLAGARSGGYPGLHVLTGVNGGRDAVLAEPGLRPHYIGADLLSLLEPHAAPQEAPEGWWTCGDSAARVTDGTLELTGPEGVDLIRAACGAAWATVDAGGSVEADTVPELAVGNP from the coding sequence GTGAGCCTGGGGCTGATCTCGAGCGACACCCCGCTCGCGGAACGCTACGACCTGGCTCTCGTCGACCTCGACGGCGTCGCCTACCGGGGGCACGAGCCCATCCCGAACGCCGCGACCGGCCTCGGGGGGGCCCGCGCCGCGGGCATGCGCCTGGTGTTCGTCACGAACAACGCGTCGCGCGAACCGCAGTCGGTGGCCTCGCAGCTCACCGAGCTCGACATCCCGACGTCGCCCGAGGAGGTCATGACCGCCGCGCAGGCGGCGGCCGCTCTGCTGCGGACGCGTCTGGAGCCGGGCGCCCGCGTGCTCGTCGTCGGTGGTGCGGGCCTCTTCACGGCCGTGCACGACGCGGGCTTCGTGATCGTCGAGAGTGCCGACGAGGAGCCGGTCGCGGTCGCGCAGGGCTTCGCCCCGGAGCTCGGCTGGGCCCAGCTCGCCGAGGCCGCGTACGCGATCCAGCGTGGTGCCTGGCACGTCGCGAGCAACCTCGACCTGTCGCTGCCCACGGCCCGGGGCTTCGCGCCGGGCAACGGCTCGCTCGTGCGGGCCGTCCAGGCCGCGACGGGGATCGAGCCGTCGAGCGCGGGCAAGCCCTCGCCGACGATGTACCGGCTCGCGATTGAGCGGGCCGGGGCGTCCTCGCCGCTCGTCGTCGGTGACCGCCTCGACACCGACCTCGCCGGTGCGCGCTCAGGCGGCTACCCGGGGCTGCACGTCCTGACGGGCGTCAACGGGGGCCGCGACGCGGTCCTCGCCGAGCCCGGCCTGCGCCCGCACTACATCGGCGCGGACCTCCTGAGCCTGCTCGAGCCGCACGCGGCTCCGCAGGAGGCGCCCGAGGGGTGGTGGACGTGCGGGGACTCTGCCGCGCGCGTCACGGACGGCACGCTCGAGCTGACCGGCCCCGAAGGGGTCGACCTGATCCGTGCCGCGTGCGGCGCGGCCTGGGCGACGGTCGACGCTGGCGGTTCGGTGGAGGCCGACACCGTCCCCGAGCTTGCTGTCGGCAACCCCTGA